Proteins encoded together in one Labeo rohita strain BAU-BD-2019 chromosome 21, IGBB_LRoh.1.0, whole genome shotgun sequence window:
- the LOC127152913 gene encoding urokinase plasminogen activator surface receptor-like, giving the protein MDLQISVFLLFALFATGHSLSCYQCTSLSSSCDQTTCTSGLNSCFSATVIDGNSTRVKVKSCSISLGCPTGSVNVGIGRISSYCCSTDLCNAQDAPDPSNNTFSGISCYYCDGQSCSNTVRCSENENRCIKATGSFGSQSQVVKGCVSKSICDAAISIPSLGGVSCCEGNLCNSAQSVTQSFLFLCCSLLSFILLH; this is encoded by the exons ATGGATCttcaaatctcagtttttcTTCTGTTCGCTCTTTTCGCCACag gACACTCTCTCAGCTGTTATCAGTGCACAAGTCTGTCATCTTCTTGTGACCAGACGACATGTACATCTGGACTTAACAGCTGCTTCAGTGCAACAGTAATTGATG GCAACAGTACGAGAGTGAAGGTTAAAAGTTGTTCAATATCGCTTGGCTGTCCAACTGGATCCGTCAACGTTGGCATTGGAAGAATCTCTTCTTACTGTTGTAGCACTGACCTGTGTAATGCCCAAGATGCTCCAG ATCCCAGCAATAACACTTTCAGTGGAATATCGTGTTACTATTGTGATGGACAGAGCTGCTCAAACACAGTGAGATGTTCAGAGAATGAAAACCGCTGCATTAAAGCGACAG GGAGTTTTGGCAGCCAGTCACAGGTTGTCAAAGGCTGTGTCTCAAAATCGATTTGCGATGCCGCAATCTCGATTCCCAGTTTAGGTGGCGTCTCATGCTGTGAGGGGAACCTGTGTAACAGTGCTCAGAGTGTCACTCAGAGCTTCCTGTTCCTCTGCTGTTCTCTGCTCTCCTTCATCCTGCTGCACTGA
- the LOC127152915 gene encoding ly6/PLAUR domain-containing protein 5-like isoform X2, with amino-acid sequence MDLQISVFLLFILFTAGHSLSCFNCALGSCTMTTCTNGFTNCLSTTITINSTTVKLRGCAPSVCPTGSLNLGIGKGSSSCCDTDLCNFQDAPDPSTNALNGKSCYYCDGQSCSKTVSCSGTEDRCFNATVTTGLQPQVFKGCVSKSFCDATTSIPNVGSLSCCEGNLCNSAKSVTQSFLFLCCSLLSFILLH; translated from the exons ATGGATCTGCAAATCTCAGTTTTTCTTCTGTTCATTCTTTTCACTGCAg GACACTCTCTCAGCTGTTTTAACTGTGCGTTGGGCTCTTGTACGATGACTACGTGTACGAATGGATTTACCAACTGCCTCAGTACAACAATTACAA TCAACAGTACTACAGTGAAGCTTAGAGGCTGCGCTCCATCTGTCTGCCCAACTGGATCCCTCAACCTTGGCATTGGAAAAGGCTCTTCTTCGTGCTGTGACACAGATCTCTGTAACTTCCAAGATGCTCCAG ATCCCAGCACTAACGCTCTCAATGGAAAGTCATGTTACTATTGTGATGGACAGAGCTGCTCAAAAACAGTGAGCTGTTCAGGGACTGAAGACCGCTGCTTTAATGCAACAG TGACTACTGGACTCCAGCCACAGGTTTTTAAAGGCTGTGTCTCTAAATCTTTTTGTGATGCCACAACATCAATTCCTAATGTAGGAAGTCTCTCATGCTGTGAGGGGAACCTGTGTAACAGTGCTAAGAGTGTCACTCAGAGCTTCCTGTTCCTCTGCTGCTCTCTGCTCTCCTTCATCCTGCTGCACTGA
- the LOC127152915 gene encoding ly6/PLAUR domain-containing protein 5-like isoform X1 translates to MDLQISVFLLFVLFTAGHSLSCFNCALGSCTMTTCTNGFTNCLSTTITINSTTVKLRGCAPSVCPTGSLNLGIGKGSSSCCDTDLCNFQDAPDPSTNALNGKSCYYCDGQSCSKTVSCSGTEDRCFNATVTTGLQPQVFKGCVSKSFCDATTSIPNVGSLSCCEGNLCNSAKSVTQSFLFLCCSLLSFILLH, encoded by the exons GACACTCTCTCAGCTGTTTTAACTGTGCGTTGGGCTCTTGTACGATGACTACGTGTACGAATGGATTTACCAACTGCCTCAGTACAACAATTACAA TCAACAGTACTACAGTGAAGCTTAGAGGCTGCGCTCCATCTGTCTGCCCAACTGGATCCCTCAACCTTGGCATTGGAAAAGGCTCTTCTTCGTGCTGTGACACAGATCTCTGTAACTTCCAAGATGCTCCAG ATCCCAGCACTAACGCTCTCAATGGAAAGTCATGTTACTATTGTGATGGACAGAGCTGCTCAAAAACAGTGAGCTGTTCAGGGACTGAAGACCGCTGCTTTAATGCAACAG TGACTACTGGACTCCAGCCACAGGTTTTTAAAGGCTGTGTCTCTAAATCTTTTTGTGATGCCACAACATCAATTCCTAATGTAGGAAGTCTCTCATGCTGTGAGGGGAACCTGTGTAACAGTGCTAAGAGTGTCACTCAGAGCTTCCTGTTCCTCTGCTGCTCTCTGCTCTCCTTCATCCTGCTGCACTGA